From one Candidatus Methanoplasma termitum genomic stretch:
- the trxA gene encoding thioredoxin, with protein MVTELTDSTFDKFVKDNRIAVIDCWAPWCGPCRRMGPIIEELSNDLKGKAGVAKLNVDNNQAISARFGIRAIPTVLLFKDGVPVETLVGLRGKEDFLDIIRSL; from the coding sequence ATGGTAACAGAACTTACAGACAGCACTTTTGACAAATTTGTCAAAGATAACAGAATAGCGGTAATAGACTGTTGGGCACCTTGGTGCGGCCCGTGCAGAAGAATGGGCCCCATAATCGAAGAACTTTCGAACGATCTTAAAGGAAAAGCCGGCGTTGCGAAACTCAACGTTGACAATAACCAGGCGATATCGGCAAGGTTCGGTATAAGGGCCATACCTACCGTCCTTCTGTTCAAGGACGGCGTCCCGGTTGAGACCCTCGTCGGACTGAGAGGGAAAGAAGACTTCCTTGACATCATACGTTCGTTATGA